A part of Azospirillum thermophilum genomic DNA contains:
- a CDS encoding branched-chain amino acid ABC transporter permease, which yields MTLFFQLLVNGLIVGALYGVVAMSFVLIYKASRIVNFAQGEFLLIGAWTCWWLLTKFQIPFYLGFPITLVFMLIFGVVLQVVVLRPMIGEPIISVIMVTIGLSIVFQAMMKWMFGVFAKPFPPIFASPTVNVLGLEVQTVYVVSLAISILIMAGFGWFFKYSRLGLAMRATAFDQQVAQSLGISVRQMFAMSWAISAMVSAVAGVVVGVVNGVSSALSFFGIKVFPAVILGGLDSVIGAVLGGLIVGVLENLAHYVDSQWLNFGNMYEIAPFYVLIIILMIKPYGLFGTKDIERV from the coding sequence ATGACCCTGTTCTTCCAGCTTCTCGTGAACGGACTGATCGTCGGGGCGCTGTACGGCGTCGTCGCGATGTCCTTCGTCCTGATCTACAAGGCCAGCCGCATCGTGAACTTCGCCCAGGGCGAGTTCCTGCTGATCGGCGCCTGGACCTGCTGGTGGCTGCTGACCAAGTTCCAGATTCCCTTCTACCTGGGTTTCCCCATCACGCTGGTCTTCATGCTGATCTTCGGCGTGGTGCTGCAGGTGGTGGTGCTGCGCCCGATGATCGGCGAGCCGATCATCTCCGTCATCATGGTCACGATCGGCCTGTCGATCGTCTTCCAGGCGATGATGAAGTGGATGTTCGGCGTGTTCGCCAAGCCCTTCCCGCCGATCTTCGCCAGCCCGACCGTCAACGTGCTGGGGCTGGAGGTGCAGACGGTCTACGTCGTCTCGCTGGCGATCTCGATATTGATCATGGCGGGCTTCGGCTGGTTCTTCAAATACTCGCGCCTCGGCCTCGCCATGCGGGCGACCGCCTTCGACCAGCAGGTGGCCCAGTCGCTCGGCATCTCGGTCCGCCAGATGTTCGCCATGAGCTGGGCGATCTCCGCCATGGTCTCCGCGGTGGCGGGCGTGGTGGTCGGCGTGGTCAACGGCGTGTCCTCGGCGCTCTCCTTCTTCGGCATCAAGGTCTTCCCGGCGGTCATCCTCGGCGGCCTCGACAGCGTCATCGGCGCGGTGCTGGGCGGCCTGATCGTCGGCGTGCTGGAGAACCTGGCGCACTATGTCGACAGCCAGTGGCTGAACTTCGGCAACATGTACGAGATCGCGCCCTTCTACGTCCTGATCATCATCCTGATGATCAAGCCGTACGGCCTGTTCGGCACCAAGGACATCGAGCGCGTGTAA